Genomic DNA from Streptomyces sp. AM 2-1-1:
GCACCACCACGTACACCTGGCGCACCGCCCAGCCCATGGCGAGCTACCTCGCGACGGTCGCGATCGGCCGCTTCCGTACGAAGGAGTCGCGCACCGGCGACGGCCTCACGGTGTTCACGGCCGTCGACTCCGAGGTGGCCGCCGAGGCGGAGCCCCGACTCGCCCGGATTCCGGAGATCGTGGCGTGGGAGGCCGGGAAGTTCGGTCCCTACCCGTTCCGTTCGACGGGCGCGATCGTCGACCGGGCGGAGGATTCCGACTACGCCCTGGAGACCCAGAACCGGCCTTACTACCCGGGGCCGCCGACACCCGGGCTGCTCGTCCACGAGATGGCGCACCAGTGGTTCGGTGACTCCGTCACCCCGGCCGACTGGCGGGACATGTGGCTGAACGAGGGGTTCGCGACGTACGCGGAGTGGCTCTGGAGCGAGGAGAAGGAGGGCGTGCCGGCGGAGCGGAGCTTCGACGAGGCGTACGCCGACGACGCGAACTGGGCCTTCCCGCCCGCCCGCCCCCCGGATGCCACCGACCTCTCGCAGCCCCCGGTGTACGGGCGCGGCGCCATGGTCGTGCACCGGCTGCGCCGCGCGGTCGACGACGACGAGGCGTTCTTCGCGCTGCTCGCGGGGTGGACGGGGGCGCACCGCTACGGCAACGCCTCGACGGCCGACTTCACGGCCTACGCGGAGAAGGCGACGGGCCTGGATCTCTCCCGGCTCTGGTCGGTCTGGCTGTACGGCGACGGCCGCCCGGAGGACCCGGCGGCACCGGACCTGCCCGCCCGCTGAGGGACTGCCCGCCTGCTGAGAGACCGCCCGCCCGCTGAGGGACTGCCCGCCCGCCGCAGGGCCCGCCCGCGTGCTGAGGGACCGCCCGCCCGCCGGAGGGCGCGTCCCCGCACACCGGAGAGCCGCCCGCACGCCGGAGAACGCGCCC
This window encodes:
- a CDS encoding M1 family metallopeptidase, with the protein product MKPRLPVRRRPSRLRFPARPGRAAASLLACAVLGSTASACTGGGAEAGAGATGTPGAAGVGDPYFPKLGNGGYDVTHYDLRLAVDRSADRLTGTATITSRATQDLSAFDLDLLGLDVAGATVEGRPAAVRRTGGELVLRPDAEVADHLRGGRTFTTVVRYSGAPRTLTDADGSREGWVRTADGAVALGEPAGGPAWFPGNHHPSDKATYTVAVTVPEELTAVSNGELTSRRTGGAPGSRTTTYTWRTAQPMASYLATVAIGRFRTKESRTGDGLTVFTAVDSEVAAEAEPRLARIPEIVAWEAGKFGPYPFRSTGAIVDRAEDSDYALETQNRPYYPGPPTPGLLVHEMAHQWFGDSVTPADWRDMWLNEGFATYAEWLWSEEKEGVPAERSFDEAYADDANWAFPPARPPDATDLSQPPVYGRGAMVVHRLRRAVDDDEAFFALLAGWTGAHRYGNASTADFTAYAEKATGLDLSRLWSVWLYGDGRPEDPAAPDLPAR